The DNA region GGCGCTCATTCTCGGCGCCCAGAGCGACAAGGTCGGGCGGAAGCCGATCATGCTCATGCCTATCGTGGGCTCGACCCTGCTCGTGTTCACCCTCCTACTCGGCTCCCTACTCCAGAAGGCCTCTATGATGTTCCTGCTGACTAGCTCCGTAGTGCTTGGCCTCAGCGGTGGGATCGGCACGTTCATGACAGCCGTAACCAACTTTGTCACCGACAGCACTCCCGAGGAGCAGCGTACCGAGCGGCTCAGTAAGACTATGCCCTTCATGGGGCTTGGCATGATTGCGGGCTTCATATCGTCCGGATTCCTCACCCAAACCTTCGGCGTTACCGCCGTGTACCTCATCGACTTCCTCATGATGATCAGCGTGGTCTACGTCGTCGTCTTCCACTTGGAGGAACCCTCCCGAGAGTCATCCGCCGACGATGGTCGCATCAAGGATAAGCCGATTGGTGTGGTGGCGTCAGCACGCGAGAACCTCACGGCTGGCGTTAGGGTTTTCACCTCGCAGAAATCGAGGACTGCCAAGTTACAACTAGCCGTACTTACCATCAGCGGGATGGTCGGAATGGCCATCATGGTTGGTAAGATCAGATATCCTCTATTTCTCATGACCAgctaattcgtgaaaataaaccttttatgcctccgccacgaagtgttgCTATCCATGCGTTCGGTTTGTCCAACCGTCCGTCCGTCCAACCGTCCGTAATCGATTTTGTGGACTGCTTTGTAAATTGATTCAGTGCTCCTTCACAAGGGAAGTGcctatgttatatatatatatatatatatatatgtgtgtgtgtgtgtgtgtgtgtgtgtgtgtttgtactatgtttgtgggtattttttttttcgttaaaagctgttaaagagactgtacagtactggttgaggtggggattcatgttttgaacattcttaagtgagataatgagaaacctcttatgaaatatgaaagagcatgtaatattaggaaggattcaacatttatttgatgaaaattggttttcaaatggctgagatattaaaaaaagtgataataataaaaggcgacaggccacaactttattaggatctctttgtttcaccttgtttttggatatctcggccatttcaaaaccgattttcatcaaataaacttttgataccccttagaattgcatccTCTTTgccatctcatagagtggtttctgaatatctcgcaaaacgtttaaagctaaatcctcacctcgaccagaactgtacacaccctttaatgacTACCAATTTCTTCCAACTGAATGGAGACTAGGCCTTTTATAAAAGACGAGAGTAACGTTTTACTTACTACATTATCAGATTGAAGTAAATCATCTCTATGGATAACTGCCACATCGACTgtcttgatttgttttgtccAGCTGAAGGGAACCTGTTGATGCTTTACACGAAGAAAGCTCCGTTCTCCTTCACCCCGACGACCTTCTCGCTGCATACAGCGCTGAAGAATGGCCTCGGGATTGTGGGTCAAGCGGTGGGCACAACCGTCTTTTTCCGGGTCGTAGGCGAGCGATCGATACGCAACGATTTCATCCTTCTCCAAATCGCCTCGCTAGGCGGATGCGCCATCCATATTTTCACGGGCTTGGCTTCGTCGTCCGCCCTGCTTTGGTTTTGTGAGTTTCGGGAGTGACTTCAAGTATACTATTCTGACTTCTCTGACAAACGATCACAATTATcttaatttgatttattctaTTCTTATACACGACTCACCATGTTCTGAATGTATTCAGGTCTCATGTGTAACACAACCCTTCTCTTCGCGGATGAACTACACGCgattttttttggaaaataacGTTTTTTTCGGACGGAATTCTGAAGGGTCCATCGCTCACAAATTTGTGAGCGCCGCTAACTCGTATATTGATGTGATGCGAGAAAAAGTATTTGGCACATATTTTGACTTATAATGTTCTCCATAGTCAGTCATGGAGAATGTTCAGAGACAAGAACAGATGCAACTTCAGTAtttagaagattttgatgatgatgttgactgatgattgtgatgtcatataGATTTGATCGTTAAAAAGGAAGTGGCCGGCCTGTGGACACTTAGTCTTGTCATTTCTCTCACAAATTTCACAGGAAACCCGAAATGCTTTCCTACGAATGTAATCATAGAAATATCGTTAGTTAATGTGAACAGGAAAATGATCACACTGTAATCTTTGCAACGTCAGGTGGTTCAAGATGGCACCAAAGGTcctcaatatttttctttctttgtgtccTTGCAATATATTTCTACGATGACTCGTTTTGCTGCAAGCGTTTGATTATTACAAAGTACATCGTGTGGAGGGAAGTGATTGAATGCTCCgatgcatgatttttgtttgtcgACAACATGACATTTTCGTTGGTGTCATTGTGTCTTTCGCCTATTCaggcattaattttgttttaaagtaAAACGTTTCCGAAAAGTTCAGATTGTGTGTTATAGTCATTCTTTCAAGCATTGTTGTCTAATAATTAGTCGATGAAATAAGTAAATCATACACGTTTTTTCCCCCACATTTTTCAAGTATCTTATTGATTTCTAGACGACTTTTGATTTCccgcaaaaaagaaagaaaaatgccattattattttttcctttaatCCTCATCTGTTTCATTCTTCAAAATACGTAATTTGTGAATAATTAAAAATGCCAAATTTACAACATCATCCCTATTCTTATTTTTCCCAATTTTAATGATAATAGTTCATCTGTCTTAAAATCAGCTTtgttaacattttcattgttcTTCTCTGTTGATTGTCTTTACCCATCAGCAACCGTCCTCGTTATGTTTTGCACTCCCGCACAATCAGCGAGTGGTTCAATAGTATCCAGACTCGTCAGTCCTCAACAAAaaggtaatacatgtaatatggaTATTGGTTGGAATTCACCCATGCAAAAGTGGTTTAAATGTAATCTATAATGGCTTCTGCAAATTTCGACTATGAAAACGACATAAGTGGTCATCTTATTAGCTTAGAGACCAGGTGCGGTGACTTGTCTTGGACTCGAGTCTCGCTGGTCCCGGAGACTAGCCTGATCTGCGGGGAGTCTCGAGGGAGTTGAATACGCTCATTTCTTTTCGGagactttttatgcctccgccacgaagtggtgccggaggcattatgttttcgggttgtccgtccgtccgtccttccgtccgtccgtccgtccgtccttccgtccgtccgtccgtccgtccttccgtccgtccgtccgtccgtccttccgtccgtccgtccgtccgtccgtccttccgtccgtccgtaatgaattttgtggacaaggtaactatcgaaacctgttgaggtatcctaatgaaacttggcatgtatgtgtattagggggtgaagttgtgcctatcaacttttgggtgcacatgctcaaggtcaaaggtcaaaaggtcaaggtcaaatacataaaatttcactatttccaccatatctattgaatacctgaagagattttcttgaaacttagtgtatacatgtattacccaattaagattctctggtgaaagtttgggtcatgaggtcaaaggtcaaaggtcaaaaggtcagggtcaaatacataaaatttcactatttcaaccatatctattgaatacctgaagagattttcttgaaacttagtgtatacatgtattacccaattaagattctctggtgaaagtttgggtcatgaggtcaaaggtcaaaaggtcaagtggtcaagtgaaaatattaaaacttcttttttttttctccgtaccttggaaaattgttcaaggtatcttcatggaacatagtatatacacgtatgactggaagtgattatctagagaatgtagggttcttggggtcaatggtcaggggtcaaaggtcaagtgcaagacttcaaaattttactattaccctcatatttatgcaatgccagcagggttatttttttacacttggtgtatgcatgtgtaacctaatataaattctctggaaagtttttttttttctctttttgcctcaaaggtcaaaaggtcaaagatcaagtgaaagtgctgaactaactttttcctccatatctcggaagtggctcaagttaccttggaacttagtacatattatgcatgttctacctgaaagtaattatcttatgaattgtagggtcaagggccagatgaaaatggtaacaatttactattcaattcagaaattgcactttttctccacacctgtaccttgaaaattactcaatgcctaaatgtatgaatgggtctaagtcaagttaaagtccttaaatccctagatacatgctctcctattcatccaattaaacctacgtcaaggaaggtgaacattcaacacatttgtgacaaacttgtcattccaatattttgccaattttgtgaaaatgtaatcacacaatgtccacatgtactatctagacctattgggaaaatcatgcattatggcggaggcataccagtcgccaaagcgacatttctagttcaagTCTCCAGTAGGTCTCGGAGACGCATTGGTGACGTCACTTAAGTCCCGACCAAGTCGCGGAGACTAATTTTGTCCATGACGTCTCCATGACCCATTGACCCATGGCGACCTATACCGGTGACGGTGTTGAGACGTTATACGTCATTTTTCTAAATTCCTCTGAATGATGCAATAATAGATTGCTAATGTCAACTctttgtatgcatgtgtgtccaATCAATTTTGAAGATATAGATGCACTAATATTTTAGAGATTTCAGAATGAATgtaatgaaatcaaatgaaatgcgTTATTGGTTGATTGCttattatttaattttttttttttgattgattaAATAAATTGCATTGGTATTGAATGATTtcatatccacacacacacgcaaaacacacacaaacaaacatgcacataataATGTTTATGTTTCCGGCCGAAACTGCAAGTGGTCTCTTTCCCACCAATTCTTTCACTTACGCGCGCGggtgcacgcacacacacacacacacacacacacacatacacatacacccacacacacacacatacacccacacacacccataaACTTCCTCCCTTCCTCCCTCTCTTCTTGCAGGAGCGTTCATGTCGCTAGGGACGTTCCTGAACACGCTGGCCGTACCCGTGGCTAGCTTCGTTCTCAACAACATCTACTCGGCGTCCGTGCAGACCCGGCCAGGCCTGGTGTTCTTGTTCATCGCCACCGTTCACGCGGTCGTCTTCTCAGCACTCACGTGGGTCAAACGAACGTTGCCTGTGATGTGATCCCTTCCCATCACCTTTGCATAATGAATTATGTGCCAAATATTTACCCGCTTTCTGTCAAAATCACCTTATTTGGAAGTCTCTGCATTTATCATTGATGTCGCAGGATGTTTCCCGCATTTATTACCAACCACCAAACTTATACTCTTGCCTGTATTTGTGGAACGCTTGTATGTCGATGCTCTCCTTGGTGAATTGTACCCATTTGCTATACGAACGACTGCAGTCAGTCTAATCTGGTATGGAAAAGGAAGAAGTACAAGAAGAAAATGGGAATCGGCTTAAATCTAACGGTTTGTCATGTTCACTATTTTAGGGTCTCATATTTTGTGTGAAGATATCGTATaatacaagtaggcctatatcatcatttttaatGTTCGTT from Diadema setosum chromosome 1, eeDiaSeto1, whole genome shotgun sequence includes:
- the LOC140230690 gene encoding proton-coupled folate transporter-like, with the translated sequence MIRVVLFIFMTGLVMQFPVTQHLIVDMACKRLDYADEVCSDLSKHPEAEDAVQAEASRIMIWQSVFCDIPGAMSALILGAQSDKVGRKPIMLMPIVGSTLLVFTLLLGSLLQKASMMFLLTSSVVLGLSGGIGTFMTAVTNFVTDSTPEEQRTERLSKTMPFMGLGMIAGFISSGFLTQTFGVTAVYLIDFLMMISVVYVVVFHLEEPSRESSADDGRIKDKPIGVVASARENLTAGVRVFTSQKSRTAKLQLAVLTISGMVGMAIMVAEGNLLMLYTKKAPFSFTPTTFSLHTALKNGLGIVGQAVGTTVFFRVVGERSIRNDFILLQIASLGGCAIHIFTGLASSSALLWFSTVLVMFCTPAQSASGSIVSRLVSPQQKGAFMSLGTFLNTLAVPVASFVLNNIYSASVQTRPGLVFLFIATVHAVVFSALTYVVMFTLDRQAKDEKKAE